The following are encoded together in the Bacteroidales bacterium genome:
- a CDS encoding glycosyltransferase, which translates to MDLIDFIKQNDIDEEKSTLDLTDESNLYKINKFAELLYSKSSGSEELDAIEKLMVKKKNHYSLIAHSSVKVAKSKKYLSEIDKKISVTVLFSVYKEHTRILMKSEHEHGEDFLIRKISQLQNLFDDFKHINWDMLIIDDGCPENSGAIVEKILKKQYSGNNVKVLYLQDAIDKGLEVANQLKTTDDSRKGGAIEYGMWYATQQKKKNHIIIYTDADLSTHLGQSGLLINSIIKNKMNAAIASRREPESVVLKADTRDIRGKLFIYFWKRMLKRLNYIVDTQCGFKAFRAEIVSEIILNNQEKKFAFDIELLLKTDIIKRKSIEKIPVAWIDSKEASTTTDLQPYLDMLKSVAKMYHRYLSASAVSHKFAFFAKSLTKEQWDILVENVPEGIQIKSAVHYDIYSEITVEDFKEILKRNLN; encoded by the coding sequence ATGGATTTAATAGATTTCATAAAACAAAATGATATTGATGAAGAGAAGAGTACACTTGATTTAACAGATGAATCAAATTTGTACAAAATCAATAAGTTTGCAGAATTGTTATATAGTAAATCTTCCGGATCTGAAGAATTGGATGCGATTGAAAAGCTGATGGTAAAGAAAAAAAATCATTACAGTTTAATTGCACATTCTTCCGTAAAAGTTGCAAAATCAAAGAAATATTTATCAGAGATTGATAAAAAAATAAGTGTTACTGTTCTTTTTTCTGTGTATAAGGAACATACAAGAATATTAATGAAAAGTGAGCATGAACACGGTGAAGATTTCTTAATAAGAAAAATCAGTCAATTGCAAAACCTTTTTGATGATTTTAAACATATTAATTGGGATATGTTGATTATTGATGACGGTTGCCCCGAAAATAGCGGTGCTATAGTTGAGAAGATTTTAAAAAAACAATATTCAGGAAATAATGTTAAAGTATTGTATCTGCAAGATGCAATTGATAAAGGATTGGAAGTTGCGAATCAATTAAAAACAACTGACGACAGCAGAAAAGGAGGTGCAATTGAATACGGAATGTGGTATGCAACTCAACAAAAAAAGAAGAATCACATAATTATTTATACAGATGCTGACTTATCTACACATCTCGGACAAAGTGGTTTATTGATAAACAGCATTATAAAAAATAAAATGAATGCTGCAATAGCTTCAAGAAGAGAACCGGAATCAGTTGTTTTAAAAGCGGATACAAGAGACATAAGAGGCAAGTTGTTTATTTATTTTTGGAAAAGAATGTTGAAGCGATTGAATTATATCGTAGATACGCAGTGTGGGTTTAAAGCTTTCAGAGCTGAAATCGTCAGCGAAATAATACTGAATAATCAAGAAAAAAAGTTTGCATTTGATATTGAATTATTATTAAAAACTGATATTATAAAAAGAAAATCAATAGAGAAAATTCCTGTTGCATGGATAGACAGTAAAGAAGCATCAACCACTACCGATTTACAACCATATTTGGATATGCTTAAATCTGTTGCAAAGATGTATCACAGATATTTGTCGGCTAGTGCCGTATCGCATAAGTTTGCGTTTTTTGCCAAATCTTTAACAAAAGAACAGTGGGATATTTTGGTTGAAAACGTACCGGAAGGTATCCAAATAAAATCAGCGGTACATTACGATATCTATTCTGAAATTACTGTAGAAGATTTCAAAGAAATATTGAAGAGGAATTTAAATTGA
- a CDS encoding acyl-CoA dehydrogenase family protein translates to MVDFSLTKQQQELIEKYKDFAERVIIPVRAKYDESSEFPWEVIKKAYDEGLMNSQIPKKLGGEGLNIFDSQLGSEELGAACAGICISIDANMLALTPWIIAADDEQLKRFMGRLNEEKGTAAYALTEPNAGSDVAGIKTTAIKKGDKYILNGHKRFITNGEVAMYHTVFALTDPERGARSLTCFVVPTDLPGVEILPRLDKMGQRGSVQNEIKYNDVEIPVENLIGREGEGFLLGMKTFDRTRTGVAALSIGIARSAFEISRDWAKDRIQFGKPVTANQAVSFMLAEMATKIELARLITWKAAWYFEQGLKTPGTYSAMAKYYASDVAMEVTTDAVQVMGGDGYTRSFGVEKMMRDAKLCQIYEGTNQVQRLVISKGILR, encoded by the coding sequence ATGGTAGATTTTTCATTAACAAAACAACAACAAGAATTAATTGAGAAGTATAAAGATTTTGCAGAAAGAGTAATCATTCCCGTAAGGGCAAAATACGATGAAAGCAGTGAATTTCCGTGGGAAGTTATTAAAAAAGCTTATGATGAAGGATTAATGAATTCTCAAATTCCGAAAAAATTAGGAGGAGAAGGCTTAAATATTTTTGACAGTCAATTAGGTTCGGAAGAATTGGGAGCGGCTTGTGCCGGAATTTGTATCAGCATTGATGCAAATATGTTGGCTTTAACTCCTTGGATTATAGCTGCTGATGATGAGCAATTAAAAAGATTTATGGGTAGGTTAAATGAAGAAAAGGGTACAGCTGCATATGCTTTAACAGAGCCAAATGCAGGATCGGATGTTGCCGGAATTAAAACAACAGCAATTAAAAAAGGTGATAAATACATTCTTAACGGGCATAAAAGGTTTATAACCAACGGAGAGGTTGCAATGTACCATACTGTATTTGCTCTTACTGATCCTGAAAGAGGAGCAAGAAGCCTTACTTGTTTTGTTGTTCCGACAGATTTACCCGGCGTTGAAATTTTACCGAGATTGGATAAAATGGGACAAAGAGGTTCTGTTCAAAATGAGATTAAATATAATGATGTTGAAATTCCTGTAGAAAACCTAATAGGCAGAGAAGGCGAAGGATTTTTACTTGGGATGAAAACTTTTGACAGAACCAGAACCGGAGTTGCAGCTTTAAGTATAGGCATAGCACGTTCAGCATTTGAAATTTCCAGAGATTGGGCTAAGGACAGAATTCAATTCGGAAAACCGGTTACTGCTAACCAAGCTGTATCATTTATGTTGGCAGAAATGGCTACCAAAATTGAGTTGGCAAGGCTTATAACATGGAAAGCTGCTTGGTATTTTGAGCAAGGCTTAAAAACTCCCGGAACTTACTCAGCTATGGCTAAATATTATGCTTCAGATGTTGCTATGGAAGTTACTACAGATGCAGTACAAGTTATGGGCGGAGACGGATATACACGTTCATTCGGAGTAGAAAAAATGATGCGTGATGCTAAACTTTGTCAAATTTATGAAGGAACAAACCAAGTTCAAAGATTGGTTATTTCAAAAGGAATATTGAGATAG